In Mixophyes fleayi isolate aMixFle1 chromosome 11, aMixFle1.hap1, whole genome shotgun sequence, one DNA window encodes the following:
- the IL11 gene encoding interleukin-11 produces MKSSLYQIALAIMSVCEGVWAIPLLRPKPSDPKAEFDSILHMAKHLLSDTKHLYTNFKSKYPYEGEHKLESLPVLSINAVELSTIQVPAGLTKLSSELFIYQKHFDWLKKAAHVVRPLDHEFTSIHNRIDKLVKKVDFLMTKMNIARVSDPPLPQLPNSTTQWGVVQTGHAIFHHFHLFLDYATRVLVLMRNKL; encoded by the exons GCAGTTTGTACCAGATAGCTCTCGCTATTATGAGTGTATGTGAAGGAGTATGGGCCATTCCTCTCCTGAGGCCGAAGCCTTCAGACCCTAAAGCAGAATTTGACAGCATACTACACATGGCTAAACATCTACTAAGTGACACCAAACATCTATACACAAACTTT AAATCCAAGTACCCTTATGAAGGAGAGCATAAACTGGAGAGTTTACCTGTACTGTCTATAAATGCTGTGGAATTGTCTACTATTCAG GTACCTGCCGGTCTTACAAAGCTCAGCTCCGAACTCTTCATATACCAAAAGCATTTCGATTGGCTGAAGAAAGCTGCACATGTTGTCCGTCCCTTGGATCATGAGTTTACCAGCATTCATAATCGTATTGACAAACTGGTGAAAAAAGTTGACTTTTTG ATGACAAAGATGAACATAGCACGTGTCAGTGACCCACCTCTGCCACAGCTCCCTAACTCAACCACCCAATGGGGAGTAGTGCAAACCGGCCATGCCATCTTCCACCACTTTCACCTGTTCTTGGACTACGCTACACGTGTTCTGGTTCTGATGAGAAACAAGTTGTGA